One stretch of Elephas maximus indicus isolate mEleMax1 chromosome 22, mEleMax1 primary haplotype, whole genome shotgun sequence DNA includes these proteins:
- the PHETA1 gene encoding sesquipedalian-1 isoform X2: MKLNERSLAFYATCDAPVDNAGFLYKKGGRHATYHRRWFVLRGNMLFYFEDPASREPVGVIILEGCTVELVEAAEFAFAVRFAGARARTYVLAAESQAAMEGWVKALSRASFDYLRLVVRELEQQLAAMQAGGCPPPPRRPRAILPKENGCAVWSAELPATPPVSNTGARPGPELPLLPPRQQTSVPSRPLDTASFAQLHERYGQEIRALRGKWLKSQARP, encoded by the coding sequence ATGAAGCTGAACGAGCGCAGCCTGGCCTTCTACGCCACCTGTGATGCCCCAGTGGACAACGCAGGCTTCCTGTACAAGAAGGGCGGGCGCCATGCCACCTACCACCGTCGCTGGTTTGTGCTGCGGGGCAACATGCTCTTCTACTTTGAGGACCCGGCCAGCCGTGAGCCCGTGGGCGTCATCATCCTGGAAGGCTGCACTGTGGAGCTGGTGGAGGCTGCCGAGTTCGCCTTTGCTGTGCGCTTTGCCGGGGCCCGGGCACGCACCTACGTGCTGGCCGCCGAGAGCCAGGCCGCCATGGAGGGCTGGGTGAAGGCGCTGTCGCGGGCCAGCTTCGACTACCTGCGGCTTGTGGTGCGTGAGCTGGAGCAGCAGCTGGCTGCTATGCAGGCGGGGGGCTGCCCACCACCACCCCGCCGACCCCGCGCCATCCTGCCCAAGGAGAACGGCTGCGCTGTCTGGAGTGCTGAGCTGCCGGCCACCCCCCCAGTCAGCAACACTGGTGCCCGGCCTGGCCCTGAGCTCCCGCTGCTGCCTCCCCGCCAGCAGACCTCGGTGCCCAGCAGGCCTCTTGACACGGCCTCCTTCGCCCAGCTGCATGAGCGGTATGGACAGGAGATCAGGGCACTGAGGGGCAAGTGGCTCAAGAGCCAGGCCCGGCCCTGA
- the PHETA1 gene encoding sesquipedalian-1 isoform X1, whose amino-acid sequence MPALPEQGAGKHDPGPSSPAGPRVTAMKLNERSLAFYATCDAPVDNAGFLYKKGGRHATYHRRWFVLRGNMLFYFEDPASREPVGVIILEGCTVELVEAAEFAFAVRFAGARARTYVLAAESQAAMEGWVKALSRASFDYLRLVVRELEQQLAAMQAGGCPPPPRRPRAILPKENGCAVWSAELPATPPVSNTGARPGPELPLLPPRQQTSVPSRPLDTASFAQLHERYGQEIRALRGKWLKSQARP is encoded by the exons ATGCCTGCCCTTCCGGAGCAGGGAGCAGGCAAACATGACCCAG GCCCCAGTTCCCCTGCAGGCCCCAGGGTCACGGCCATGAAGCTGAACGAGCGCAGCCTGGCCTTCTACGCCACCTGTGATGCCCCAGTGGACAACGCAGGCTTCCTGTACAAGAAGGGCGGGCGCCATGCCACCTACCACCGTCGCTGGTTTGTGCTGCGGGGCAACATGCTCTTCTACTTTGAGGACCCGGCCAGCCGTGAGCCCGTGGGCGTCATCATCCTGGAAGGCTGCACTGTGGAGCTGGTGGAGGCTGCCGAGTTCGCCTTTGCTGTGCGCTTTGCCGGGGCCCGGGCACGCACCTACGTGCTGGCCGCCGAGAGCCAGGCCGCCATGGAGGGCTGGGTGAAGGCGCTGTCGCGGGCCAGCTTCGACTACCTGCGGCTTGTGGTGCGTGAGCTGGAGCAGCAGCTGGCTGCTATGCAGGCGGGGGGCTGCCCACCACCACCCCGCCGACCCCGCGCCATCCTGCCCAAGGAGAACGGCTGCGCTGTCTGGAGTGCTGAGCTGCCGGCCACCCCCCCAGTCAGCAACACTGGTGCCCGGCCTGGCCCTGAGCTCCCGCTGCTGCCTCCCCGCCAGCAGACCTCGGTGCCCAGCAGGCCTCTTGACACGGCCTCCTTCGCCCAGCTGCATGAGCGGTATGGACAGGAGATCAGGGCACTGAGGGGCAAGTGGCTCAAGAGCCAGGCCCGGCCCTGA